The DNA window ACTAAAGCTGCAAGTGCAGCAGCCATTACACCTCTTCGACACTTGCTGATTTTGACATTTCCGAGCCATTTTATAACTCCTGGCAGCGACTTTTTGCACATGTTCCAGTTCAGCCACACCTGAACTTGATTCAAGCAAGCCTGCCCAAAATAGCAGTTAAAAAACAAGTGTTCCATTGATTCTTCTTCATTGCTGCACAATAGATAGATTTTATCAATTTCTAGTTGGTATTTGGCAATCATATCCTTTGTCTTGAGTTGGTTAAGCATGGCCATCCACATAATAAAACTATGCTTTGGATAGTTCAGCCGACTCCAAACAATACTCGGCAAATATTCCTTTGATTCAGCTATGATGAGCTTTTGATAGCCTTGAGTAATGACAAAATTGTTACTCAAAT is part of the Cannabis sativa cultivar Pink pepper isolate KNU-18-1 chromosome 5, ASM2916894v1, whole genome shotgun sequence genome and encodes:
- the LOC133038192 gene encoding uncharacterized protein LOC133038192, which codes for MAMLNQLKTKDMIAKYQLEIDKIYLLCSNEEESMEHLFFNCYFGQACLNQVQVWLNWNMCKKSLPGVIKWLGNVKISKCRRGVMAAALAALVYTLWCSRNSILWENKVVKSDVITTQVKNITKCQISCIWPKKVTNREIEYGLKPCRH